Proteins encoded in a region of the Quercus lobata isolate SW786 chromosome 8, ValleyOak3.0 Primary Assembly, whole genome shotgun sequence genome:
- the LOC115954551 gene encoding uncharacterized protein LOC115954551, with translation MDMGVLQHNTTMCPGKGQMKEMLKRIGWNLREKAKSLAPFDEFPTPQHCFLMNIIIWNCRGVLKPSFWSHVRELVRNHDPATLVLMETKIGGDKAREMSGRLPFDEAAHTNTIGYVDGLWMLWKYDRVEVSTLSSTEQEIHAVVKIIAR, from the coding sequence ATGGATATGGGAGTGTTGCAacacaacacaacgatgtgtccAGGAAAGGGACAGATGAAGGAGATGCTGAAGCGAATTGGATGGAATTTGAGGGAGAAGGCGAAATCCCTGGCGCCCTTTGATGAATTTCCCACTCCTCAACACTGTTTCCTAATGAATATCATAATATGGAATTGCAGGGGCGTTCTGAAGCCCTCATTTTGGAGTCATGTTAGGGAGTTGGTTCGTAACCATGATCCGGCGactttagtgttgatggaaacCAAAATTGGGGGTGATAAAGCCAGAGAGATGTCAGGCAGGCTTCCTTTTGATGAGGCAGCTCATACAAATACCATTGGTTATGTCGATGGTCTTTGGATGCTGTGGAAGTATGACAGGGTGGAGGTTTCTACTTTATCTAGTACTGAGCAGGAAATCCATGCCGTTGTTAAG